Sequence from the Candidatus Omnitrophota bacterium genome:
GGGCTTTCTTCCAAAAAACCGAAGCGGTCGAGATCCCAAAGGAGCTGACGCAAGTCCGCAAGGTTAGCGATTTCTTCTTTTACGCAGAGTTTGACGATGTCGGCGATGGTGCGCGCGCCGTCCATGAGGTCGACGAGCCTTTTTTCCGCGCAAGAAATTCCCAACGCGGCGCCGCTGCCGGAGGCGATGAGGATCAGTTCCGAAGGGTGATCTTCCGAGGGCCGAATGGTCTTGGGCTTGAGTCTTGGACGAAAGGAAAAGAAGTATTTATCCGGCATGGTTTTTATTTTTTATGCGTCCTTCAATGAGTATCTTCGAGATTTCGAAAGATCGTTATTATCCGTTTTGCAAGCGAAAGGAGCGATTACTATGGCTATCGATGGATCGAACTCGAACCATCAGCGGACGAAAGGACGTATAACGTTGTTTGGGTATTGCGTAAAGATATCGTCTTTGGTTCCACGGGTTTGATCGGGACCGAAACAGAGAATTTCGACGGCGTTCGTTAAAAAAACGTATTTCTTTTTCCAGGGATCGGTGATGACTTTCTCGAAGGGAGTGTCGAATTCGCTTTCGAAGAATTTTTGGAACTCCAGGATAGTTTGAGGATAGCGATTGTATGCGTAGTAGTGTTCCATCAACTTGCCGTGCATGAGTTTCATTTGGGCGTGGGCGGCGTTAACGGCGGCGCCGTCCATCACGCCCAGGATGGCGTCCTGCACCGAACCAGTGGCGAATTTGGCCATAATTCCTATAACGGCGGCTTTAGTTAACAACGTGGCGATGCTCATGGTTTTTCTCCATCGGGATAGAGAATGGGATGCTTCCAAACCGCAATAACATAATGGATCGCCATTATCGAATACGAATTTCATCTACTATATCGAATTCATTCCATCAAATCAATGATGGATTTCAACATTAAATGATGAATGACGAATGGCGAATGGAAAGTAGTGAATAATGAGGATAGCGGCGGGCTTCGCTTTGCTTTGAGCCTATCTTGCGCAACTTATGTAATTTTAAATTCTCATCATTCATCACTCGTCATTTTATTTTTGGGATATTCTGAAATATCCGTTGAAGGCGTTGGCGGTAAAGATGGTTTTTGCGGACGGCCTGTTGGCCCGCCAGGGCGATGGTTCGCCGTTCGTCTTCATGGATCAGGTAGTAATTGATTTTTTGGCGCAATTCTTCGCGGGTGCGGAAGGTTTCCAGTTCCACGCCGATGCGGAACATTTTTTCCATGAAGGGGCGGTGTTCGGTGAGGAGAAAACCCCCGCAAGCCATAACGTCGAAGAGGCGGACGGTGGGAGAATCGACGCATTGAATGTTGAATGTGTTGAGGCTGATCTTGCTCA
This genomic interval carries:
- a CDS encoding type II secretion system protein GspG translates to MSIATLLTKAAVIGIMAKFATGSVQDAILGVMDGAAVNAAHAQMKLMHGKLMEHYYAYNRYPQTILEFQKFFESEFDTPFEKVITDPWKKKYVFLTNAVEILCFGPDQTRGTKDDIFTQYPNNVIRPFVR